ACGGCCTTTTTTCTCCTAGGCGAAATGGTAGAATATGACAATACGGAAAAAATATTTTCCCTGCCGCGGGATAAGCGCACGGAGGATTATGTGACGGGGAGGTTCGGGTGATGCGGCGTTTTGAGGCGGAACTGACGGAACTGAACAGCAGTCTGATCGAAATGGGGGCAATGATCGAGGCGGCGATCGCCGGGGCTGTGCGGGCGCTGGCGGAGCAGGAGCGTTCTGTCGCCGAGGCGGTGATCAGCGGGGATAATCAGATCGACGACAAGGAAAAAGAGATCGAGACCCTGTGCCTGCGCCTTTTGCTGGCCCGGCAGCCGGTGGCCCGCGATTTTCGCCAGATCTCCACCGCGCTGAAAATGGTCACGGATATGGAGCGCATCGGCGATCAGGCGGCCGATATCTCGGAGATCTGCCTGGGGCTGATCGGGCAGTCCTATATCAAAAAAATAGAACGCATCCCGCGGATGGCGAGCGCCACGACGCTCATGGTGACGCGGAGCATCGACGCCTATGTGCGCAAGGATCCGGAGCTGGCGCAGAGCGTCATCGAGAGCGACGATATTGTGGACGGCCTGTTTTTTGAGATCCGGGCGGAACTCATCCAGCTCGTGCACGCGGACGCCGCGAACGGGGAGCAGGCTTTTGACCTGATGCAGATCGCCAAGTATTTTGAGCGCATCGGCGACCACGCCTGCAATATCGCGGAATGGGTCATATTTTTTCTCACGGGCCGCCATAAGAATAAGCAGCTGTTATAAGGGTACAAGGGCACACGCCTCTAACATAAGGGGTTAATGATGATGCAGCCGATCTATATCGTGGAAGACGACGACAATCTGCGCGAGCTTTTGTGCTACGCGCTGGAAAACGCCGGGTTCGCGGCTGAAGGGTTTCCGCGGGCGGAAGAATTTTACCTGCGGCTGAAAAAAGGGGCGCCGCGCCTCGTTCTGCTCGACATCATGCTGCCGGGCGAGGACGGACTCAGTATATTGGCCGCGCTGCGGCGGCTAGAGGCGACAAAAGACCTGCCGGTCATCCTCCTGACCGCCAAAGGGGCGGAATATGACCGCATCAAGGGTCTGGATCTCGGCGCGGACGATTATGTGACCAAACCGTTTTCCGTCATGGAACTCGTGGCGCGCGTCCGGGCCGTGCTGCGCCGGGCGCCGGCGGGGGCGGAGCGCGGCGATATTGTGACCGGCGGCGCTCTGACGCTTTCCGCCGAACGCCATACCGTCTTGGCGGACGGCGAGGCGGTGGCGCTGACGAACAAGGAGTTTGCCCTCTTGGAGTGCCTGCTGCGCAACGCCGGGCTGGTGCTGACGCGCGATATGCTGATGGAGCGGGTTTGGGGGTTTGATTTTGAAGGCGAGAGCCGGACGGTCGACATGCATATCCGTTCTCTCAGGCAAAAACTGGGAAAAGCGGGCGAAGCCATAAAAACCGTGCGCGGGATGGGCTATAAGCTGGAGGGAGACGGGTGAAAAGGAAAATATTCCGCAGTTTGCTGCTGCTGTCGGTCGCGTCGGTGCTGGCGACCGCGCTTTTGCTCTGCCAAGTCTATTATCTGGCCATCGGCGGCGCGGCGCGGGCGGAGCTGCGGGAGCAGGCGGCGGAGCTGCGGGATTTAGGCAGGGCTTCTTTGCTGAGCGCGCGGCTCGCTGACACGCGGCTGACTTTGATCGGAGCGGACGGGACGGTCATATACGACAACGTGGCGGCGGCGTCCATGCTCGCCAACCACGGCGACCGGCCGGAGGTGGCGGCGGCGCTGGCGGCGGGGTCCGGTGAAAGCAGGCGTTTTTCCTTCACGCAGGGCGAGGAAACATATTATTACGCCGTCCGGCTGCCCGACGGCGCCGTTATGCGGCTGTCCAAGACCTCCGGCCGTCTGGCCGCGGTTTTTATGGGAACTCTGCCGGCGGCGGCCGCCGCGGCCCTCGGCGTGGTCGCGCTCAGTTACCTGTGGGCCGGACGCCTGACGCGCCGCGTGATCGCCCCGCTGGACAGCGCGGCCTCCGACGGCGGGGCGGAAGCGGTCTACGACGAGATAGCGCCTTTTGTGCGCACCATCACGCGGCAGCGGGAGCATATCGCGGAGCAGCTCGCCGAACTTCGGGCGCGGACAGAGACGATGGACGCGATAATGGGCAATATCGAGGAAGGCCTGATTTTATTGAATAAAACGGGCGGGATCGTTTTGGCCAGCCGGAGCGCGCTGACGCTTTTCGGGGCG
This window of the Oscillospiraceae bacterium genome carries:
- the phoU gene encoding phosphate signaling complex protein PhoU codes for the protein MMRRFEAELTELNSSLIEMGAMIEAAIAGAVRALAEQERSVAEAVISGDNQIDDKEKEIETLCLRLLLARQPVARDFRQISTALKMVTDMERIGDQAADISEICLGLIGQSYIKKIERIPRMASATTLMVTRSIDAYVRKDPELAQSVIESDDIVDGLFFEIRAELIQLVHADAANGEQAFDLMQIAKYFERIGDHACNIAEWVIFFLTGRHKNKQLL
- a CDS encoding response regulator transcription factor; this encodes MQPIYIVEDDDNLRELLCYALENAGFAAEGFPRAEEFYLRLKKGAPRLVLLDIMLPGEDGLSILAALRRLEATKDLPVILLTAKGAEYDRIKGLDLGADDYVTKPFSVMELVARVRAVLRRAPAGAERGDIVTGGALTLSAERHTVLADGEAVALTNKEFALLECLLRNAGLVLTRDMLMERVWGFDFEGESRTVDMHIRSLRQKLGKAGEAIKTVRGMGYKLEGDG